A genomic segment from Euleptes europaea isolate rEulEur1 chromosome 15, rEulEur1.hap1, whole genome shotgun sequence encodes:
- the LOC130487980 gene encoding testis-specific serine/threonine-protein kinase 6-like, with protein MSKSSGGDRWLSELGYKLGQTLGEGSYSKVRVATSAKYKGPLAIKVVDRRRAPPDFVHKFLPRELSILRTIRHPNIVRVFEFIEVCNGKLYIVMEAASTDLLQLVQQLGNLPCTPEARDIFSQVVGAVRYLHDRNLVHRDLKCENVLLTADTRRAKLTDFGFGRESRGYPDLSTTYCGSAAYASPEVLLGIPYDPKKYDIWSLGVVLYVMVTGCMPFDDTHIHSMPRRQKKGVFYPDGIPTLPDPCKVLIAQLLQFSPASRPGVGQVAKSSWLKSGLINKETPPR; from the coding sequence ATGTCGAAGAGTTCTGGAGGGGACAGATGGCTTAGCGAGCTCGGCTACAAGCTGGGCCAGACGTTGGGCGAGGGGAGCTATTCCAAGGTGCGGGTGGCCACTTCGGCCAAGTACAAAGGGCCGCTAGCCATCAAGGTGGTAGACCGACGCCGGGCGCCCCCTGACTTTGTTCACAAGTTCCTCCCGCGAGAGCTCTCCATCTTACGGACCATACGCCACCCCAACATTGTGCGGGTCTTTGAGTTCATCGAGGTCTGCAACGGGAAGCTGTACATAGTGATGGAAGCCGCCTCCACCGACCTGTTACAGCTGGTGCAACAGCTGGGGAACCTGCCCTGCACCCCAGAAGCGCGGGACATCTTCTCCCAGGTCGTGGGGGCCGTACGCTACCTGCATGACCGCAACCTGGTGCACCGCGACCTCAAGTGTGAGAACGTGCTGCTCACCGCAGACACCCGCCGGGCGAAGCTGACCGACTTCGGCTTTGGCAGGGAATCGCGTGGGTACCCGGACCTGAGCACCACCTACTGCGGATCCGCGGCCTACGCCTCCCCTGAGGTGCTGCTGGGTATTCCCTACGACCCCAAGAAGTACGACATCTGGAGCTTGGGAGTCGTGCTGTACGTGATGGTCACCGGCTGCATGCCCTTTGATGACACCCACATCCACAGTATGCCTCGACGCCAGAAGAAGGGGGTCTTCTATCCAGACGGCATTCCCACCTTGCCTGACCCCTGCAAAGTTTTGATCGCCCAGCTGCTGCAGTTTAGTCCCGCCTCCCGACCAGGGGTGGGGCAAGTGGCCAAAAGCAGCTGGCTGAAAAGTGGACTCATCAACAAAGAAACCCCTCCGAGGTAG
- the LOC130487989 gene encoding testis-specific serine/threonine-protein kinase 6-like, with translation MSKGSRGDKLLGDLGFKLGQTLGEGSYSKVRVATSIKYKGPLAIKMVDRRRAPRDFVEKFLPRELSILRGIRHPHIVRVYEFIEVCNGMLYIIMEAASTDLLQLVQQEGKLPCAPEARDIFAQVVGAVRYLHDRHLVHRDLKCENVLLTSDGRRVKLTDFGFGKESRGYPELSTTYCGSAAYASPEVLMGTPYDAKKYDMWSLGIMLYVMITGSMPFDDTHIHSMPCHQKRGPVFPEDLPDLSEPCKGLVNQLLQFSPESRPCVGQVAKNGWLKGTT, from the coding sequence ATGTCCAAGGGTTCCAGGGGAGACAAGCTTTTGGGCGACCTGGGGTTCAAACTGGGCCAAACCCTCGGGGAAGGCAGCTATTCCAAGGTCCGGGTCGCCACCTCCATCAAGTACAAGGGCCCTCTGGCGATCAAGATGGTGGACCGCCGCCGGGCCCCTCGTGACTTCGTCGAAAAGTTCCTGCCGCGAGAGTTGTCCATCCTGCGAGGGATCCGGCACCCGCACATCGTGAGGGTCTACGAGTTCATCGAGGTGTGCAACGGGATGCTCTACATCATCATGGAGGCGGCCTCGACGGACCTGTTGCAACTGGTCCAGCAGGAAGGGAAGCTCCCCTGTGCCCCGGAAGCGCGGGACATCTTCGCCCAGGTTGTGGGGGCCGTGCGCTACCTCCACGACCGGCATCTGGTACACCGTGACCTCAAGTGCGAGAACGTGCTGCTCACTTCCGACGGCCGCCGAGTGAAACTGACCGATTTCGGCTTCGGCAAGGAGTCACGGGGGTACCCGGAACTGAGCACCACGTACTGCGGGTCGGCCGCTTACGCCTCCCCCGAGGTGCTCATGGGCACCCCCTACGATGCCAAGAAATACGACATGTGGAGCCTGGGCATCATGCTCTACGTGATGATTACCGGATCCATGCCCTTTGACGACACCCACATCCATAGCATGCCCTGCCACCAGAAAAGAGGGCCCGTGTTTCCCGAAGACCTGCCCGATTTATCGGAGCCCTGCAAAGGGCTCGTGAACCAGCTGCTCCAGTTCAGTCCAGAATCCCGGCCCTGTGTGGGACAAGTCGCAAAGAACGGCTGGCTGAAGGGGACCACGTAA